One window from the genome of Ictidomys tridecemlineatus isolate mIctTri1 chromosome 12, mIctTri1.hap1, whole genome shotgun sequence encodes:
- the LOC144369511 gene encoding ral guanine nucleotide dissociation stimulator-like, whose product MMSEDEKIKVSDHSLVCLSMNPGIKYFIVRKRPQVKGKEFSESTCKSSRPLSHKQVGDTCLIRVHLETQSPKMAKTVLVTCQDRAPVVIRSALDLHLLIQEKPEDYELGQIISHRQSK is encoded by the exons atGATGTCTGAggatgaga aaatcaaggtctctGACCACTCACTGGTGTGtctgtccatgaatccgggaataaaatattttatcgtgaggaaacgcccccaggtcaagggaaaggag ttctcagaatcaacctgcaagtcctccaggccgctttcccacaagcaggtgggagacacctgcttaattcgtgttcacttagaaacacaaagtccaaagatggccaagactgttttg gtgacctgccaggatagggctcctgtcgtcatccgcagcgCCCTCGACCTACACTTGCTTATTCAGGAGAAACCGGAggattatgagctgggccaaatcatctctcaccgtcagagtaagtga
- the LOC144369539 gene encoding ral guanine nucleotide dissociation stimulator-like: MNSCVETVILHGPLHLGENDENTEEPFRVQSLEPYRQDQLRNELLPVICGRNLHFSSNMGLISWDSIPTQQVLDLLFPSASPSFLGTWINFYTEASHQPPGSLSLQQLLPYMGLLLVGLYLEHQTYHLLATTEDGISSQAAPESQADRATSSISVTAPQPTPEPEPSSREGAEPESRTSGVSTRYSPRPQYNRRVRGRCLIHVYLENEMTTQYRSILVSLRAGESPGSPQWGRPSP, from the exons ggtgaaaatgatgagaacacggaggagcccttcagggtacagagccttgaaccttacaggcaggaccagcttaggaatgagctcctgcctgtaatttgtgggaggaacctacatttcagcagcaacatggggttaatctcctgggattccatccccacccagcaggtgctggatctcttgttcccaag tgcctcaccttccttcctggggacctggattAACTTCTacaccgaggcttcccatcagcctccaggctctctgagtctgcagcagctgctgccatatATGGGGCTCTTGCTGGTTGGTTTGTACCTGGAGCATCAAACATACCACCTCCTGGCCACAActgaagatggcatatcaagccaggcagcgcctgagagccaggcggaccggg ctacaagctcaatttctgtcacggctcctcagccaaccccagagccagagccttcttccagggaaggggcagagccagagtccaggacatcaggggtctccactcggtactccccacggccccagtacaacaggcgggtgagaggcaggtgcctcattcacgtctacctggaaaatgaaatgacaacacagtataggagcatcctggtgagtcttcgagcaggggagtctcctgggagcccacagtggggaagaccgagtccatag